The following nucleotide sequence is from Paenibacillus odorifer.
GAGAACGCGCATTATCAAGAGCCCTGCATTTGATTCTAAGCATATACTGGGTGCAATCTTATTTGAGAACACAATGGATCGTTCTATAGACGGTCAATATACTGCCGATTTTCTATGGGAGAAAAAAGGTATTGTGCCTTTCCTGAAAATCGATAAAGGGCTTGCCGACCCTGAGGACGGAGTACAACTAATGAAGCCTATTCCCGGCTTGAATGATCTTCTGAAGCGGGCCAACGAACGTAACATCTTCGGTACAAAAATGCGCTCGGTGATTAAAGAGGCTAACCCTGCCGGTATAAAAAAGGTGGTAGAACAGCAGTTTGAAATCGGCAAGCAGATTTTAGCAGCGGGACTCGTTCCTATTATCGAACCGGAAGTTGATATCCACACTGCTGATAAAACAGCTTCAGAGAAGCTGCTAAAAGAAGAACTATCGGCCCAATTGTCTACGCTGGGCAAAGACGTGAAGGTCATGCTTAAGCTCTCCATTCCAACGGAGAATAATTTCTACCGCGAATTAATGGATGATCCTCACGTTTTGCGAATTGTCGCTTTATCAGGCGGTTACACACAAGCAGAAGC
It contains:
- a CDS encoding fructose bisphosphate aldolase, whose amino-acid sequence is MNMEQWERIRTGQGFIAALDQSGGSTPKALLQYGVAEDSYSNEDQMYGLVHEMRTRIIKSPAFDSKHILGAILFENTMDRSIDGQYTADFLWEKKGIVPFLKIDKGLADPEDGVQLMKPIPGLNDLLKRANERNIFGTKMRSVIKEANPAGIKKVVEQQFEIGKQILAAGLVPIIEPEVDIHTADKTASEKLLKEELSAQLSTLGKDVKVMLKLSIPTENNFYRELMDDPHVLRIVALSGGYTQAEANDKLAHNQGLIASFSRALSQGLSAGQSEEEFNALLSKSVEAIYTASIK